A genome region from Tenebrio molitor chromosome 4, icTenMoli1.1, whole genome shotgun sequence includes the following:
- the LOC138127777 gene encoding cytochrome P450 4C1-like, with protein sequence MLFLETVTITGILTWSLLILTTVLLSKILWKRRWLYYYAARLPGKFAWPLLGNGLDFQGGRNAFYYRLLQYIDTHPEVFKIWFGPDLHIVTSRLNDADIILTDYLEKSSSYRFGHLCFGNGLVTSRVKVWKGRRKTINQTFNQRILNSYTEAFVKHSNRFMDDVRKTYRGSPIKLLPKIWQHSVNAFCESFADISPELVIGQEKYIMKVRRYEEIVVERSLKPWLFPNFIFNHSKLGESFQELAHFMWPFINQLMDLKRKIFSYEPDLSDDHLRSKPYLNHLFGLLAERKLNENDVSAELQNMIVAGTETSTYALCFTILILAMYPEVQKNVQKELDSLFGESDRDPTLEDVNNMEYLERVVKESLRFFPPIPFVMRFIDETIEIDSQVFPVRSNVIIPMMKIHMRPDVWPDPSRFDPDRFLPEEVEKRHRCAYMPFSHGSRNCPGWKIGITGMKINLSSLLRVYTVKPVLYNTIKEIDLDYAILMMPKDECQVLLEKRNKLVVNSSDSNRLGCTL encoded by the exons atgttgttccTTGAGACCGTCACAATAACTGGTATTCTGACGTGGTCTTTGCTCATTTTAACGACAGTTTTGCTTTCGAAAATTCTCTGGAAAAGACGATGGCTCTACTACTACGCTGCAAGACTTCCAGGAAAATTCGCTTGGCCTCTGTTGGGCAACGGTCTCGACTTTCAAGGAGGAAGAAATG CATTTTATTACCGACTTCTCCAATACATCGACACCCACCCCGAAGTCTTCAAGATCTGGTTTGGTCCCGATCTCCACATCGTCACGTCACGCCTGAACGACGCCGACATCATTCTCACAGATTATCTGGAGAAGTCTTCTTCTTACCGATTTGGACATCTGTGTTTCGGGAACGGTCTGGTGACATCACGAG TGAAGGTGTGGAAAGGTCGCAGGAAGACGATCAATCAGACGTTCAACCAGAGAATCTTGAACTCGTACACTGAGGCATTTGTCAAACACTCCAACAGGTTTATGGATGATGTCAGAAAGACCTACAGAGGAAGTCCGATCAAGTTGTTGCCTAAAATTTGGCAACACTCTGTGAACGCTTTCTGTG AGTCGTTCGCTGATATCAGTCCAGAGCTAGTGATAGGGCAAGAGAAGTACATAATGAAAGTTAGAAG ATATGAAGAGATCGTGGTGGAGCGCTCTTTAAAGCCTTGGCTGTTtcccaattttattttcaatcattCTAAGTTGGGCGAAAGCTTCCAAGAATTGGCTCATTTCATGTGGCCTTTCATCAATCAG TTGATGGACCtgaagagaaaaatatttagttaCGAGCCTGACCTCTCTG ATGACCATTTGAGGAGCAAACCTTATTTGAATCACTTGTTTGGCCTACTCGCCGAAAGGAAACTAAACGAGAATGACGTTTCTGCTGAACTTCAGAATATGATCGTCGCCGGTACCGAAACATCAACGTACGCTTTGTGCTTCACAATTCTGATACTGGCGATGTATCCTGAAGTTCAGAAGAACGTCCAGAAAGAACTTGACTCGTTGTTTGGAGAAAGCGACAGAGATCCCACTTTGGAGGACGTCAACAACATGGAGTACCTGGAGAGAGTTGTCAAAGAATCGCTGAGATTCTTCCCACCAATTCCTTTTGTGATGCGATTTATAGACGAAACAATCGAAATCG ATTCTCAAGTGTTTCCAGTTAGATCAAACGTCATCATTCCCATGATGAAGATCCATATGAGACCTGACGTGTGGCCTGACCCGTCCAGATTTGATCCAGACAGGTTCTTACCAGAGGAGGTGGAAAAGAGACACCGTTGTGCGTATATGCCGTTCAGTCACGGATCCAGAAATTGTCCAG GTTGGAAGATTGGAATTACGGGAATGAAGATTAATCTTTCCAGTCTTCTTAGAGTCTACACAGTAAAACCTGTGCTTTACAATACTATAAAAGAGATTGACCTGGATTATGCCATTCTGATGATGCCCAAAGATGAGTGTCAAGTTTTGCTAGAAAAGCGAAACAAGTTGGTCGTAAACAGTTCAGACAGTAATAGGTTAGGTTGTACGTTGTAA